GTGGGCAGCAGGTCAAAGCGATCCATGATGTCCACCAGATAAGGCGTACCGGTTCCGCGCATGTCGTTCTGCACCGCGTCAAAGTCGGTGATTTCTTTATTGATGCGCTGGCCGGCCTTGCGCAGCAGCGCCATATCGGCCACGCCGTTGCTGTTGGGACCCATTTCGCTGTAGCGCACCACGATGGCTTTAATGCGCTTGTCGCGCAGCACGCGCCCCGCACCGCCGCGCGCGGCCTGCTTGATGCGCACGTCCTTGCGGCGGGCATCGTAGTAGGAAATGTTCACGCCGCAGATTGCGTTGTAATCGGCAGCCTGGCCGGCAGAAATGACCGAAACACCGCGCTTCTGTTTCTCGGTCTCGCCGTACAGATCCGTCATCTGGCGGTTGACCAGGTGGGTGTCCACCGCATCGAGGGGTGCGTCTTCAATCGTCACACGGCCGTTATCGCCGTCGATAAAGATGACCACATCGCGCTCGGCCTTGCCCTGCACTTCCAGGGCGTCGAAGCCGGAGAACTTGAGGAACGGCCCAAAATAACCGCCCGAATTGCTGTCGATGACCGACTTTGTCATCGGCGATAGCGTCACCACCGTGCACTTGCCTGAACCGGGATACTGGGTGATACCGCCAATGGGACCGCCCGCGACCACAAACTCGTTCTCGGGATCATCCCACTGCGTGGTAGGCTTGGTGGCGTTCCACAGCAGCCACAGGCAGAAGCCGCGCCCGCCGGTGAACAACTCTTTCATTTGCGCGGTGACCGGTTTGATGTCGATCGTGTTGTTGTCGAGATTGATATACAGTGTGCGGTTGGCGTAACCACGCTCCACCGGCCGAAGCTCATAGCTGTGCTCGGCCAACACGCGGTGCGTTTCTCGAATCTTCTCTACGGGAATATCGAACATCGGGTGCATCTCCTTCGCGCGGTCTGAAACTGGTTTTTGGATTTCGCGTATTTCTGTCCTATTAGATTATCATTACCCTACCCACCGCGTAAACTCCCGGATATCACCAGCCCATCAGACAAATGTCATTGTATCGACCGGCGCAGGTATTCGTTTTCTTCGTTTTTCCGGGTGCGCTAGAGGAAATATTCGTTTTCTTCGTTTTTTCTTGAATGTCAGGTTTTGTTCGTGGCCATGCCCGCGCCGATCACCGCCAGCGTGCCGCCGATGACAA
This DNA window, taken from bacterium, encodes the following:
- a CDS encoding aldehyde:ferredoxin oxidoreductase, with amino-acid sequence MERGYANRTLYINLDNNTIDIKPVTAQMKELFTGGRGFCLWLLWNATKPTTQWDDPENEFVVAGGPIGGITQYPGSGKCTVVTLSPMTKSVIDSNSGGYFGPFLKFSGFDALEVQGKAERDVVIFIDGDNGRVTIEDAPLDAVDTHLVNRQMTDLYGETEKQKRGVSVISAGQAADYNAICGVNISYYDARRKDVRIKQAARGGAGRVLRDKRIKAIVVRYSEMGPNSNGVADMALLRKAGQRINKEITDFDAVQNDMRGTGTPYLVDIMDRFDLLPT